The DNA sequence TCCAGATTCTATCGATTATGTGAAGCAAATTCGTGAATTTGCAGCGACAGAAAATGCAGAGGTAGTTGTTATTTCCGCGCGTGCTGAGGAAGAAATTTCTGAGTTAGACGATGAGGATAAGCAAGAGTTTCTTGAAGCACTTGGCTTGACAGAATCAGGTGTTGATAAATTGACTCGAGCTGCTTACCACTTGCTTGGACTTGGAACTTACTTTACAGCTGGTGAAAAAGAAGTCCGTGCTTGGACCTTTAAGCGTGGTATGAAAGCTCCTCAAGCAGCTGGTATTATCCATTCAGATTTTGAAAAAGGTTTTATTCGTGCAGTAACCATGTCATATGAGGATCTAGTGAAATACGGATCTGAAAAGGCTGTAAAAGAAGCTGGGCGCTTGCGTGAAGAAGGAAAAGAATATATCGTTCAAGATGGCGATATCATGGAATTCCGCTTTAATGTCTAATAATATTTAACAAATAGTGTCAATTAGGTTGGAAAAAAATTCCAACCCTTTTGGCTTTTGAAAGGAAAAATAAATGACCAAATTACTTGTAGGATTGGGAAATCCAGGTGATAAATATTTTGAAACCAAGCACAACGTTGGATTTATGTTGATTGACCAAATCGCCAAAAAACAAAATGTCACCTTTACACACGACAAGATATTTCAAGCTGACCTAGCATCTTTTTTCTTCAACGGAGAAAAAATTTATCTTGTCAAACCAACGACATTTATGAATGAAAGTGGGAAAGCTATTCATGCTCTATTGACATATTATGGTTTGGATATTGAAGATTTACTCGTTATTTACGACGACCTTGACATGGAAGTCGGAAAAATTCGTTTAAGAGCAAAGGGCTCAGCAGGTGGTCATAATGGTATCAAGTCTATTATTCAACATAATGGTACTCAGGTCTTTAACCGTATTAAAATAGGAATTGGAAGGCCCAAAAAAGGCATGTCAGTGGTTCACCATGTTTTAAGTAAGTTTGATCAGGAAAACTATGTAGGTATTTTACAGTCAATTGACAAGGTTGACGATGCTGTAAATTACTATTTACAAGAAAAAAACTTTGAGAAAACGATGCAGAGGTATAATGGCTAAATGGTGACTTTATTAGATTTATTCTCAGAAAATGATCAGATAAAAAAATGGCATCAAAATCTGATAGATAAGAAAAGACAACTAATACTTGGTTTATCAACTTCTACCAAGGCTCTTGCAATTGCAAGTAGTCTAAAAAAAGAAAATAAGATTGTTTTATTGACATCGACTTATGGAGAAGCAGAAAGAATTATCAGTGATCTTCTTTCCATCTTAGGAGAGGAATTAGTCTATCCATTTTTGGTAGATGACTCTCCTATGGTAGAGTTTTTGATGTCTTCACAAGAAAAAATCATTTCGCGGGTTGAAGCCTTGCGTTTTTTAACTGATTCATCTAAGAAAGGAATTTTAGTTTGTAATATCGCAGCAAGTCGCTTGATTTTACCTTCTCCGACTAGATTTAAAGAAAGTATTATAAGGATTGCGATTGGTGAAGAATATGATCAACATGACCTTCTTCACAAATTAAAGGAAATAGGCTATCGCAAAGTTACACAAGTACAGACCCAAGGTGAGTTTAGTATTCGAGGAGATATTTTAGATATTTTTGAGATGTCTCAGTTAGAACCTTTTCGAATTGAGTTTTTTGGTGATGAAGTAGATGGAATCCGGACTTTTGAAGTCGAAACACAATTATCAAAAGAAAATCAAACAGAACTCACCATCTTTCCAGCTAGTGATATACTTTTAAGAGAAAGGGACTATTTAAGAGGTCAGTCAGCTTTAGAAGAGCAAATTTCGAAGACCTTATCAGCAATTTTAAAATCATACTTGGAAGATATTTTATCAAGTTTTCATCAAAGACAAGTGCATTCAGATAGTCGAAAGTTTTTATCTTTATGTTACGATAAAACATGGACTATATTTGATTATATTGAAAAAGATACACCAGTATTCTTTGATGATTATCAAAAATTGATGAATCAGTATGAAGTTTTTGAAAGAGAATTAGCGCAATACTTTACAGAAGATTTACAGAATTGTAAATCATTTTCTGATATGCAGTATTTTGCAGATACAGAGCAAACCTATAAAAAACAAAGTCCAGTTACCTTTTTCTCCAATCTCCAAAAAGGATTAGGAAATCTCAAGTTTGATCACATTTATCAATTTAATCAATTTCCCATGCAGGAGTTTTTTAATCAATTTTCTTTTCTTAAAGAAGAAATTGAGCGATATAAAAAAATGGACTACACCATTATTCTGCAGTCTAGCAATTCAATGGGAAGTAAAACATTGGAGGATGTTTTAGAGGAATACCAGATTAAATTGGATTCAAGAGATAAGTCAAGTATCTGTAAAAAATCTGTAAACTTAATCGAAGGTAATCTAAGACATGGTTTTCATTTTGTAGATGAAAAAATTCTCTTGATTACTGAACATGAGATTTTTCAAAAGAAATTAAAACGTCGTTTTAGAAGACAACATGCGTCAAATGCAGAGCGATTAAAAGATTATAATGAACTTGAAAAAGGGGACTACGTTGTTCACCATATTCATGGAATTGGTCAATATCTAGGCATTGAAACAATTGAAATCAAAGGGATTCACCGTGATTATGTCAGTGTTCAATATCAAAATGGGGATCAAATCTCAATCCCAGTTGAGCAAATTCAATTACTGTCCAAATATGTTTCAAGTGATGGGAAAGCTCCAAAACTTAATAAATTAAATGATGGTCATTTTAAAAAGGCCAAGCAAAAAGTTAAGAACCAGGTAGAGGATATAGCTGACGATTTAATCAAGCTTTATTCTGAGCGTAGTCAGTTGAAGGGATTTGCTTTCTCAGCTGATGATGATGAGCAACATGCTTTTGATGATGCTTTCCCTTATGTTGAAACGGATGATCAACTTCGCAGTATTGAGGAAATCAAGAGAGATATGCAGGATTCTCATCCCATGGATCGACTTCTAGTTGGAGATGTTGGTTTTGGGAAGACTGAAGTTGCAATGCGTGCAGCCTTTAAGGCGGTCAATGATCATAAACAAGTTGTCGTTCTAGTTCCGACGACGGTTTTAGCGCAACAACACTATACAAATTTTAAAGAGAGATTCCAAAATTTTGCAGTTAATATTGATGTGTTGAGTCGTTTTAGAAGTAAAAAAGAGCAGGCAGAGACACTTGAAAAATTAAAGAATGGTCAAGTCGATATTTTGATTGGAACGCATCGTGTTTTGTCAAAAGATGTTGTCTTTTCAGATTTAGGCTTGATGATTATTGATGAAGAACAACGATTTGGTGTCAAGCATAAGGAAACATTGAAAGAACTGAAGAAACAAGTGGATGTCTTAACATTGACAGCTACTCCAATACCACGTACTCTTCATATGTCTATGTTGGGAATCAGAGATTTGTCTGTTATTGAAACACCTCCGACCAATCGTTATCCAGTGCAAACCTATGTTTTGGAAAAGAATGATAGTGTGATTCGTGATGCTGTCTTGCGTGAAATGGAGCGTGGAGGTCAAGTTTACTATCTTTACAACAAAGTTGACACTATTTATCGGAAGGTTTCAGAATTACAGGAGTTGATTCCAGAAGCTTCGATTGGGTTTGTTCATGGACAAATGAGTGAAATTCAGTTAGAAAATACTCTATTGGACTTTATTGATGGACAATATGATATTTTGGTGACAACTACCATAATTGAAACAGGCGTGGACATTCCAAACGCCAATACCTTATTTATCGAAAATGCAGACCATATGGGCTTGTCAACCTTGTATCAATTAAGAGGAAGAGTTGGTCGTAGTAATCGTATTGCTTATGCCTATCTCATGTATCGTCCAGAAAAATCAATCAGTGAAGTTTCTGAAAAGAGATTAGAAGCAATCAAAGGATTTACAGAATTGGGCTCTGGATTTAAGATTGCTATGCGAGATCTTTCGATTCGTGGAGCAGGAAATCTCCTAGGAAAATCCCAGTCTGGTTTCATTGATTCCGTTGGTTTTGAATTGTATTCGCAGTTACTAGAGGAAGCTATTGCTAAACGAAACGGTAATTCTAATACAAGAACCCAAGGGAATGCTGAGCTGATTTTACAAATTGATGCCTATCTTCCTGACACTTATATTTCTGATCAGCGACATAAGATTGAAATTTACAAGAAAATTCGTCGAATTGACAACCGTGTCAACTATGAAGAACTACAAGAAGAATTGATGGATCGCTTTGGAGAATATCCAGACGTAGTGGCCTATCTTTTAGAGATTGGTTTGGTCAAATCTTACTTGGACAAGGTCTTTGTTCAACGTGTGGAAAGAAAAGATAATAAAATTACAATTCAATTTGAAAAAGTCACTCAACGATTGTTCTTGGCTCAAGATTATTTTAAAGCCTTATCCGCAACGAACCTAAAAGTAGCCATAGCTGAGAATAAGGGATTAATGGAAGTTGTATTTGATGTTCGAAACAAGAAGGATTATGAAATTTTAGAAGGTTTGCTGATTTTTGGAGAAAGTTTATTAGAGATAAAAGAATCAAAGGAAACAAATCTCAGTTAACATTTTTCTTCTATAAAAAGGATAAAAATGGTACAATAATAATTTGAGGTAATAAAAATGAGATTAGACAAGTATTTAAAAGTATCACGAATTATTAAGCGTCGCACAGTCGCAAAAGAAGTAGCAGATAAAGGTAGAATCAAGGTGAATGGAATCTTGGCCAAAAGTTCAACGGATTTGAAAGTTGATGACCAAGTTGAAATTCGCTTTGGAAATAAATTGTTGCTTGTTAAAGTACTAGAAATGAAAGATAGTACAAAAAAAGAAGATGCAGCAGGCATGTATGAAATTCTCAGTGAAACACGGGTAGAAGAAAATGTCTAAAAATATTGTACAGATGAATAATTCTTTTATTCAAAATGAACACCAACGTCGTCGTTACCTGATGAAGGAGAGACAAAAGAGGAATCGTTTTATGGGTTGGGTCCTTATTTTGATGATCTTGTTGTTTATTTTACCAACTTATAACTTGGCTCAAAGCTATGATCAGTTACTGCAACGCCGTCAGCAATTGACAGAATTGAAAGAACAGTATCAAACTCTCAGTGACGAAAAGGATAAAGAATCTGCTTTTGCTGCAAAGTTGAAAGATGAAGACTATGTAGCAAAATATGCACGCGCCAAGTACTATTACTCAAAGAAACGAGAAGCA is a window from the Streptococcus oralis genome containing:
- the pth gene encoding aminoacyl-tRNA hydrolase; amino-acid sequence: MTKLLVGLGNPGDKYFETKHNVGFMLIDQIAKKQNVTFTHDKIFQADLASFFFNGEKIYLVKPTTFMNESGKAIHALLTYYGLDIEDLLVIYDDLDMEVGKIRLRAKGSAGGHNGIKSIIQHNGTQVFNRIKIGIGRPKKGMSVVHHVLSKFDQENYVGILQSIDKVDDAVNYYLQEKNFEKTMQRYNG
- a CDS encoding RNA-binding S4 domain-containing protein; this translates as MRLDKYLKVSRIIKRRTVAKEVADKGRIKVNGILAKSSTDLKVDDQVEIRFGNKLLLVKVLEMKDSTKKEDAAGMYEILSETRVEENV
- the mfd gene encoding transcription-repair coupling factor → MVTLLDLFSENDQIKKWHQNLIDKKRQLILGLSTSTKALAIASSLKKENKIVLLTSTYGEAERIISDLLSILGEELVYPFLVDDSPMVEFLMSSQEKIISRVEALRFLTDSSKKGILVCNIAASRLILPSPTRFKESIIRIAIGEEYDQHDLLHKLKEIGYRKVTQVQTQGEFSIRGDILDIFEMSQLEPFRIEFFGDEVDGIRTFEVETQLSKENQTELTIFPASDILLRERDYLRGQSALEEQISKTLSAILKSYLEDILSSFHQRQVHSDSRKFLSLCYDKTWTIFDYIEKDTPVFFDDYQKLMNQYEVFERELAQYFTEDLQNCKSFSDMQYFADTEQTYKKQSPVTFFSNLQKGLGNLKFDHIYQFNQFPMQEFFNQFSFLKEEIERYKKMDYTIILQSSNSMGSKTLEDVLEEYQIKLDSRDKSSICKKSVNLIEGNLRHGFHFVDEKILLITEHEIFQKKLKRRFRRQHASNAERLKDYNELEKGDYVVHHIHGIGQYLGIETIEIKGIHRDYVSVQYQNGDQISIPVEQIQLLSKYVSSDGKAPKLNKLNDGHFKKAKQKVKNQVEDIADDLIKLYSERSQLKGFAFSADDDEQHAFDDAFPYVETDDQLRSIEEIKRDMQDSHPMDRLLVGDVGFGKTEVAMRAAFKAVNDHKQVVVLVPTTVLAQQHYTNFKERFQNFAVNIDVLSRFRSKKEQAETLEKLKNGQVDILIGTHRVLSKDVVFSDLGLMIIDEEQRFGVKHKETLKELKKQVDVLTLTATPIPRTLHMSMLGIRDLSVIETPPTNRYPVQTYVLEKNDSVIRDAVLREMERGGQVYYLYNKVDTIYRKVSELQELIPEASIGFVHGQMSEIQLENTLLDFIDGQYDILVTTTIIETGVDIPNANTLFIENADHMGLSTLYQLRGRVGRSNRIAYAYLMYRPEKSISEVSEKRLEAIKGFTELGSGFKIAMRDLSIRGAGNLLGKSQSGFIDSVGFELYSQLLEEAIAKRNGNSNTRTQGNAELILQIDAYLPDTYISDQRHKIEIYKKIRRIDNRVNYEELQEELMDRFGEYPDVVAYLLEIGLVKSYLDKVFVQRVERKDNKITIQFEKVTQRLFLAQDYFKALSATNLKVAIAENKGLMEVVFDVRNKKDYEILEGLLIFGESLLEIKESKETNLS
- a CDS encoding septum formation initiator family protein, with the translated sequence MSKNIVQMNNSFIQNEHQRRRYLMKERQKRNRFMGWVLILMILLFILPTYNLAQSYDQLLQRRQQLTELKEQYQTLSDEKDKESAFAAKLKDEDYVAKYARAKYYYSKKREAIYTIPDLLPR